CACCTGGAGAGCATTCAGAGACAAGTGCCAAAGTTCATTCTCGGTAACAGGCAAGGTTGGAGAACACAGAACcgtaaaattttaaatagaaaaccaACCAAAATAACTAATATGACACCTTCTCCCACAAGAATCATAGTTCTATGGTGACAGCAAGGATAATATATATGAgctttatatttgtttaaaaaaaaagaaaaagaacaggggctggagagacggctcagcagttaagagcactggctgctcttccagaagtcctgagttcaattcccaacacccacatggcagctcacaactgtctgtaactccagtttcagaacaTATGACTCTCATACCAATGAACATAGAACagtaaataataatactaataaaataaattttaaaaaagaacagtaaCAAGTTCTGGCAGTCTGGAACCTTGATGATAAAATCCCAGCTAAATCCAATTGTAATGGAAGAGTTGACGTCAGTAGATTTTATTTGCTAAGCAGACACTActaattgttttttcttcttgtttttctgtaaatttttgagattataatatgattacatcatttcccccctgcctttcctccctgCAGACCCTCACATATGccctttcttgctctctcaaaCTCGCGACctctatttttcattcagtattgTTACACGCCTATATGCACAGGTACATACCTCTGTATTTGTAAACACATTACCTGTAACTTGCTCAGTCTCTATACTGTCACTCGTATGTGTGTTTTAGGGCTGGCTGTTTGGTATTAGATACCTAGTTGGTGTGTGCTTTCCTGGGGAAGACGACTTCTTCCACTCCCAACTTTCcctagttgcctgtagttcttcgtGTAGGGCTGGGGCCTATGGGCCTTCCCTTTACCAACATCAGCATGTCCATTGTTGGTGTCCTTGCTCAGCTCACATTTAGGAAGTCTTGAtgctgagactttatgggtgtactgcctgacatttctaggagatgcAAGCTTCCTGCTCCTCTCATTCGCAATCTCTCggccccctcttctgcagtgatccctgagcctcgGGTTTAGGAAATTGTTTTATAGATGTTTATGTTGGGACTAAGCTTCACAACTCTGTACTTTAACTGGTTGTGGTCTTCTGTGCTGGTTTCCATTGGTTGCAAAGAGAGGATTCCCTAATGAGGAGTAAGGACTagatttatctgtgggtataagacaagtatttagaatatagttacgGATATGCTGCTGGTTTAGTAGAGTGACATTGTGGGTTTTCCTCCAaggtccatgacttcactagccctgttAGTTGGCTAGATTTCCAGTAACAAGTATGGTTTCCCTCTTGTTAAGTCAGTCTTAAGTTCTATCAGAGAGCTATCGGTTACCACATAGGTATAtggacagggtttcttgtagtccaggctggtttgaactcactgtgtagccaaggacgatggccttgaattcctgatccacctgcctcgaaATTCCAAGTGCTGATGttacagacatatgccaccaagccaggttaatattaattttttttaaatttagttttgccttttctttttgagacaatgcCTCGCTATGTAGTCTtcgctatcctgaaacttgctttgtaaaccagactggcctagaattcttagagatccacctgcttttgcctcccttGTGCTATGAttaaaccaccacacccatcttaatgtaaatattttaaatataaatatatgcctTGGATAGGGAATGCATAGTGACTATTTAAAGAAGAGTGATGGCAGGTTAAATATTCATTGCTTTATTCAAGTTATTTTGCAATGCAAGAAAAATCATCAACAAGACATACAATCTCTACTCTGTACAGACATTATATCTGTATATACATTAAATAAGACATGCAGTCTGTTCTCTGTATAGACatcatctctgtgtgtgcgtatatatatacatacatacatcaataGGACATATAGTCTCTACTCTGTATAAGCatcatctatatatatatgtatatacatcaaCAAGACATATAGTCTTTACTCTTTGGGACTAGAGAAGAGATAATTGTTACTTAAAAGTCAAAACCATTCTACTTTAATAACTAACATTAATATTAACAACCCCTTGCCCCACCACATTTCCCTCCCACAGTTTGCAGAAGTAATGTtagattattaataaaataattggctttttaaaaataggaatatatTTACAGTTTTCTAAAAGAACCTGTGCTGGGGAGAGTTCTCTTAGTCATGACTCACTATGTAACTATGGAACTCTTCAGTTCTGCATTTAATGGAGAGTATTTTCATAATATTGATCCTAATCCTACAAATGAGTACTTTATGTGTCTCCAGACATAAGctcccaacccccaaccccagaAAGTGATAATAGTTTAGGTGTCATTGaccttgtttgattttttttttctggagatcTTTTAGTAGTTGTATGATATCATTTTACAAAATAACGTTCCTGTCCTCTCTGATTCCAAGAGTttatcaaaaagaataaaatatttatggagTTATGCTGATTAAATGCAAGACTTCCATGCAATAAAAACAGCAGTTCTAGGTTGGTAAGATGGCTCGCTAGGTACAAAGCACTTGCCACATaagcacgaagacctgagttccatccccaggacccatgtaaagatgaaaggagagTTCTAACTCCACAAatctgccctctgacttccacatgcacaccacgACATGTGtgtgctgacacacacacacaatatgcatacacacaacaaagattgatgaaaacttttaaaaaaacaggagCTTCTTGTAACCTTGACTTGGACACTCAATGCCTGCTGTGGACCAGTGGGTGCAGGTAAATGAACTCAGATTACCTGTCAGTCCATGTCATCTGGAAAGGAGCGTGTCATCTCCCCATCAATCTCAGAACTGTGTGGTtttggggggtgaggggtggcAAAGACTAAAAGGCCCTGGCTGCTCACTGCCTGTCTGTGTCGTTTTGTCCCCGGAATCCCAGAGATGTGTCTTCCACCAGTGTCACCGCCCTTCCCTCCAAAGGCCTGGAGCACCTGAAGGAACTGATCGCCAAAGACACTTGGGCTCTCAAGAAGCTCCCTCTGTCCTTGAGTCTCCTCCACCTCACGCGGGCTGACCTCTCCTACCCAAGCCACTGCTGTGCttttaaaaaccagaagaaaatcaGGGGGTAAGTAGCAGGGGCCTGGAAGGAGCAAGGAGAGGCCACGACAGGAGTTGGATTCATTTTAGATTTGGAAATGAATGGGATTTAAAACCGAGGAGGGAAAGAACTGCAAGCTTCCCCCACGAGCAGCAGGAAAGCCCTGGGCCTAATGGCTGTGGGAGCAAAGTGGTTGCAGATGAGAAATAAGGCCAACATTGTTGGGCtgcggtgggggaggggagacaataAGAAATGATGATgtcctggagagagggctcactGCGCAGCTAATTTGTCCGGTGTGCAGGAACAGTGAAGCAGGTTCGGCTTGCTTCTAGCTGTATCATCTCGGTGTTTGGTGTACTCATTCAACTACCCCGGGTTTCTAAGGTTCGAGACCATCACTCGTCGTCATCCATAGGGGTTTTGAGAAGATAAACCAGTTTGCTGGAAACATCTGGGATTGAATATCTAGAATGTCACAAGTAAAGGGTACTAGCTATGACGTGTATTATTTCAGTAGCTGGATACTTGCAAGAGTGCCAAGGAGATACTCCATCACACTTCACACTTCAAGCTgtccctgacctctgacctattTCCTCTTTTGGCCTTGTGCCACCTGTTCTAACTCCACCTTCGTTTGTCTATTTCCGTTTCTTTTAGTTTCTTCACAAGGATCTACTAGATGACTTTCTACACTCATAattttaccagaaaaaaaagtcaggacaTAGTCACAGAGGCAGATGCAAAGAGGAAGGTTGAAGAGCTAGGTGAAGGGGACTATCACAGCCATAATAGCTGCATGGGGCGCAGGGTGTTGATATCGGGTGCTATACTAACACTACATGGCATTGAGTGGAAAGGGTCGGAGATGGAATGCATGGTTAGAGGCGGCCTCGCTGGTGATGTAGTAAAAATGTAAATCCTTCCAGTCCCAAGAGATACATCTACAATATAACCCTTGCTCCTAAGGTCTAGAGATCActgaggaagaagggatggaaagattataagagacagaggaacagagagTCTACTGTGTTGtatctcctaggaatgtcagaagccacacccatGGAGATTCACCGACATAACTACCAAAGcaggagctgaacaaggacaacaatagaCAGGCTGATGTTGGTACAGGGAGGGCCTgtaggcctcaaccctacacagagaACAACAGGCAGCTAAGGGATCCTGAGAACAAGAGCTAGTCTTCCCAGGGAAGACCACACCAATTTGCTCTCCAATaacaaatggtcagctctgaaatcataaacatacaaataacacTAGACAGGCTGAagaggttatatttatgtatttaggcatatacacacataataacaactacaattaatggaaaaagtcatgaaattgaaagagaggaaggagaggtatCATGGAGGATTAGGAAGGAGAAcacaggaaggggaaatgatgtgattatattataatctcaaaaaaataaaaaaataaattgaaaacgTAAATCATTTCTATGAGTATACCCGTGTGTTGTGgccatttattaatttgttagCAAATATTTTGTGAGCATCTCCTGTGTATTTGGCATTATCCTAGCCACAGCAGGGGTATGAGGAAGCTTTTTGCACGAGTTTATAATCTACTGGAGGAAGtcaacaaacagaaggaaatgtcAGTCAGGGCTGGGAAGGGATGAGACAATGGGGTGGGGTGGTTTATTTAATAGACCAGGAAAGGCTCCCATGAAAAAACGCGGCTGTGTCTAAAATTGAATAACGAGTAAATGTGGCCATGAGCTTCAAGGCAAAGGGAGTGTGGAGTTCTGGAGCTGGGAACCGGAATAGTATTTAAGagcactcacaaacacatgtTACCGGTCCTGCTGTAACAGCTCGGAAAAGCTACTCCTCTGTTCATTCAATGTTCTCGCTCCACTCACAAATGAACGGGTTTCACAGATCTGCACAACGTGGCACAGCTAGTAACCACAGGAGCCATATAAGTGGGCTCCCGTGTCCATGATTTTCGATCATGATTCTTCTTCAAGTGGCTCAAGATGGTGAGAAATAAGATCAGTGTCCTTGGTCACAATAGCAGAGGTGAGGTCATATCAATGGACATAGCAGAGGGTGGGAAAGATGGCTCGAAGAGGcctgagtcacatccccagcacccacatagtaggagAAGAGAATCAACAACCACAAGTTGTctttttggagaaaagaaaagaaaaaataataacaagtatCATAGAGGATTTACCAATGTTTGCTGAGAAAATACTAAGCTACACAGAAGTAGAATTTACCTGAAAAAGTACTGACTCCAACACAACTCTAAGACAAATAGCATGCTAACCAAACCTAGAAAGTATAAAATAAGGAAGTCAGAGTTATACTAGTACAGTAAATTAGAATTCAGACTCCCCCAGGACATGTTTCTTTAGAACTGGCTCATAGGGAGCCTCTTTTCTCATCAGAGGAACGCAAAGAGAAAATGGCCTTGGCTGCCAGCTGTTCAGACAGCAAACCTTGTTTGTTTAACAGAGAGCTGCATCTATGTTGCTCAGTGTAATCTAAAGATAACCAAAAACTGCTGCTTCGTTTTGGTTCTAGAAAACCCACCtactgagccgggcagtggtggctcacacctttaatcccagcactcgggaggcagaggcaagtggatctctgtgagtttgaggccagcctggtctacaagagctagttccaagacagacttcaaagctacagagaaaccctgtcttgaaaaaaaaaaaaaaaagaaagaaggaaggaaggaaggaaggaagaaaggaaggaaggaaggaaaagaaaacccaccTAATTGCTCAGAAAATGTAGCTTGGGATGGGAGCTTTAAAAGCCAACTCAATGCATATGTAAGGTTACCATGTTAGAGCTCAAGACTCGGAGCTGTAGACAATTTCTGGTCATGGCCGGGATCCCATAGGCTTAACCAGAATCTGGATGCATGCTTTTATTAAAGTGTTCTCGTTGATCTTTGAAGTGCTTGGAGTGATTTCTGACTAGGAAGGTTTAATTCTGCCAGTGAAACTCTACGCCATGCTGTGGTGCATGCAACATAACAAAGTCAATGTTTTAAATGGCATAGCAGAGGAGGGCCCATCCAGATCACGAAGAATCAGTAGTACCATAACATCAGAAGTAACTTGCATATCTTCCCAGAGTTTAAGGGGCTCCAAGGTGGACTTTAAGCAAGAGGTGACTCCTATTTGTTGCCTTACAGAATCCTGGAGTCCTTGATGTGTAACGAGAGCAGCATCCGGAATATGCGCCAGAGAAAATCAGTGAATGTGCTGAGAGGTCCCCTCTACCAGGAGTATGAGGACGATCTGAGTGACAACGGTGTTGGgtacaaacaaaaccccaagctcCAGGAGAGCTCGGGCAGCTCTCATTACTACGTATTCTTTGAAGAACAAGAGGATGAGATCCTTGGTTTCGGCCGAGAGCTCAAAAATCCTCAGGAAGAGACTCTGCTAGCCTTCGACAGCCACTATGACTACACTGTGTGTGGGGACAATGAAGACATGGTGTGCACTCCCAAGTCGGATGAGTTTAACCCCTGTGAAGACATCATGGGTTACAAGTTCCTGAGAATCGTGGTGTGGTTTGTCAGTCTGCTGGCTCTCCTGGGCAACATCTTTGTCCTGTTTATTCTCCTTACCAGCCACTATAAACTGACCGTGCCTCGCTTTCTTATGTGTAACTTGGCCTTTGCCGACTTCTGCATGGGGGTATACCTGCTTCTCATTGCCTCTGTGGACGTGTACACACAGTCCGAGTACTACAACCATGCCATCGACTGGCAGACTGGCCCTGGGTGCAACACGGCTGGCTTCTTCACTGTTTTTGCCAGCGAACTATCCGTGTACACCCTAACAGTCATCACCCTGGAGCGATGGTATGCCATCACCTTTGCCATGCGCCTGGACAGGAAGATCCGCCTCCGGCATGCATACACCATCATGGCGGGGGGCTgggtttcctgcttcctcctggccCTGCTCCCCTTGGTGGGAATAAGCAGCTACGCCAAGGTCAGCATCTGCCTGCCGATGGACACTGACACGCCTCTTGCTCTAGCCTACATTGCCCTGGTTCTGCTGCTCAATATTGTCGCCTTTGTCATCGTCTGTTCCTGCTACGTGAAGATCTACATCACGGTCCGGAATCCCCAGTACAACCCTCGCGATAAAGACACCAAGATTGCCAAGAGGATGGCCGTGTTGATCTTCACTGACTTCATGTGCATGGCCCCAATCTCCTTCTACGCCCTGTCAGCACTGCTGAACAAGCCCCTTATCACCGTCACTAACTCCAAAATCTTGCTGGTTCTCTTCTACCCCCTCAACTCCTGTGCCAATCCATTCCTCTATGCCATTTTCACTAAGGCCTTCCAGAGGGATGTGTTCATCCTGCTCAGCAAGTTTGGCATCTGCAAACGCCGGGCCCAGTCATACCAAGGTCAGAGAGTGTGCCCAAACAACAGCACCGGGATTCCGATTCAAAAGGTTCCCCAGGacatgagacagagtctccccaACATGCAAGATGCCTACGAACTCCTTGAAGACGCCCGCCTAACTCCAAAAATACAGGGGCAAGTTGCAGAAGAGGACAGGCAAACGGCCTTGTAAAGTGGCGCTGCGCTATTCGCAGTGGGACTTCAAAAGGCTGGCTTCTTGAATGCACATTCTAATCTAGGGCACGTGGATGCGCAGCTTCAGGCAGGTGGTGTTTCATAGGGACACAGTTCATCTCTAGTATTGTCTCCAAGAAGGGAGAGAAGCTAGCAGCATAACCAAGTCCCAGGTAACATGGAAATAGTCCATGCTCTCCAGGAGACATGTCCGTCTATGACCCTGGACGACGTGCTCCACGGATACCAACGGAACCCTTCCccatctgcctgctctgcttgtGTAGTGTTGTTTAATACTGAAGATCGCCAGTGTTCAGTTACTTAAGCAGCTTCATGTTGGCTCCCCTGATATAACCAAAGAAAGCTTTTGTCCCTTAAAGCTAAAATGCcacacttgagaggtggaggcagggcgGATCCAAAGttcatccttagctacagagtgagttcccagccTGTCTAGCCTACATGATATCCCATCGTGAGACCCAAAGAACCCTGGAAAGCCAAACATGACTAGATGTTACATAATTGCTTCCACTAAACATGAAAAGGGGGAAGTTTAGCTGGGAGGAGGTTTTTTATTCCTAAGACTCTGAAACAAGTGTCTCTTCACCAGCATCTACCTGCTGTGACCTGGCTGTCCTGCGTTGGCTGGAGAACCTGCTGAGATCCCATCTTTTATGGTTGAGCAATCTAAGAATTATCTTCTTGTAGAAGATGAGCGTTCCGGAAGACATTTCTAAGCAATACGTGGGAATGAGGTCAGAGCACACTTACTCAGCTGTTAACACTGTGACCACACACCAGTTAACTGCTGGCCTTCAAGCAAGTCCCTGGAACTCCAAACTGAAATGGAGGCGCTTGTTGCCTCTTCCATTTTAAAGACTCTAGGTATATCTCATCTTTAAAGGTACATTTTCATGTATctttaaatgtatctttaaacCTGGTTTTTCTATCTTGTGGAGCTGCTGTCTACTTCTTTTTGGAACCATGCCATGACCCAAGaagattttcctttattttattttattttgatcatcATGTCTGAACCAAAAATTCTCCTGAGTGACTATATGGAGAATGATCCTAACTATTTATCTAACTGTTATATCTATACTGCTGTTAAGTCCAAAGCAGACTGACATGTATGCACTAGACTAATAATACAGCctggcgtggtggcgcacgcctttaatcccagcacttgggaggcagaggtaggtggacctctgagttcaaggctaccctggtctacaaagcaaattccaagacagccagagctacacagggaaaccctgtctcaaacaaacaaaacaacaaaatacagacTAATAATAGAGTTATTATGTGACTGTGTAGACTCACTTCAAAGCCTTTACCTCATCCTCACAGGTCGGCTTCTTTGCACTCAGCATCTCATACCGTACTAGCATTGTCAAGAGAGAAACCTTTTCATCTGACGCTGCCAGATTCCTTCTAAGCCTGTCAGCCACTGACATAAAACATTTACGGCCAATAGTGAGCTTGCTTCAAACGGCCAGGAGTTCGTGTCTACAGGAGTACCTTCTGGGTTTCCTGACTGGAGAGCTCCTTACTACACTGTTCTAGTGCCTCACCTTGCCCTCCAAGCAGATCTGGCATTTGCTTCTCAGTGCTCATGATCCAAAGCATACAATAAAAACGTTTTGTCACTTTAAATCTGTGAGGTAGGGTTTTGTGGGTCATCTCACTCGGCCCTTCCATGACGGCCCTGGCGCTTTGTCCGTTAGCATTGGCTTTCCCCACAGTTGACTCGTAACTACT
The Microtus ochrogaster isolate Prairie Vole_2 chromosome 1, MicOch1.0, whole genome shotgun sequence DNA segment above includes these coding regions:
- the Tshr gene encoding thyrotropin receptor, translated to MRPGYLLQLVLLLALPRSQWGRGCVSPPCECHQEDDFRVTCKELHRIPSLPPSTQTLKLIETHLKTIPSLAFSNLPNISRIYLSIDATLQRLEPHSFYNLSKMTHIEIRNTRSLTYIDPDALTELPLLKFLGIFNTGLRIFPDLTKIYSTDVFFILEITDNPYMTSVPENAFQGLCNETLTLKLYNNGFTSVQGHAFNGTKLDAVDVSSTSVTALPSKGLEHLKELIAKDTWALKKLPLSLSLLHLTRADLSYPSHCCAFKNQKKIRGILESLMCNESSIRNMRQRKSVNVLRGPLYQEYEDDLSDNGVGYKQNPKLQESSGSSHYYVFFEEQEDEILGFGRELKNPQEETLLAFDSHYDYTVCGDNEDMVCTPKSDEFNPCEDIMGYKFLRIVVWFVSLLALLGNIFVLFILLTSHYKLTVPRFLMCNLAFADFCMGVYLLLIASVDVYTQSEYYNHAIDWQTGPGCNTAGFFTVFASELSVYTLTVITLERWYAITFAMRLDRKIRLRHAYTIMAGGWVSCFLLALLPLVGISSYAKVSICLPMDTDTPLALAYIALVLLLNIVAFVIVCSCYVKIYITVRNPQYNPRDKDTKIAKRMAVLIFTDFMCMAPISFYALSALLNKPLITVTNSKILLVLFYPLNSCANPFLYAIFTKAFQRDVFILLSKFGICKRRAQSYQGQRVCPNNSTGIPIQKVPQDMRQSLPNMQDAYELLEDARLTPKIQGQVAEEDRQTAL